From Balneolales bacterium ANBcel1:
TGAACAATTTGTGGATGGCCGCCCCTTTGCCTATTGCCAAAGTGCAACACACCCCATGAGAAATTTCATGGCGCTTGCAAAAGCCTGCGTGGAAGAAAAGCAGTGCCTGATTGTTCCAGGCGATAAAAACGAAGAGTACAGGAGGGCCAGAAAAGCGATACGGGACTTTGACAACCATATTCTGGTACTTGGAAAAAAGCCGAGCATGTATCTCGACTACTATCTGTCCAAAGCCCGATATTCATTCGTTTTTTACACCAACAAAAATATGAATAATTACCTGTGCGCCCCCAACCGGCTGTATCACAGCCTGAAACTTGGCATCCCTGTTCTGGTTGGCGGCAACCCACCCCTGGCACGAGTCATTGACAAATACCATTGTGGTGTCAAGCTATCCGGTTTCGGTGAAGACAGCACCGAAATTATTCATGGCATCCGGAAAATGAACACCCATTATGAAGATTTCAGGCGCAACACCGAATCGATCTCGGGATTGTTCAGCTGGGATTCCCAGGACGCCGAAATTGAAGAGATCATCCACTTTTCGGATGCCGGAAACGATCACCTTAATCAGGACAACACTTTCGCCACCTGATTACAAATCCGAATCGGAGTAAGGGATTTTGAGGATCTTGTTTATAACAGATAATTTTCCGCCGGAGGTGAATGCCCCGGCTACCCGGACCTATGAGCATTGCAGGGAATGGGTGCGAATGGGCGCCAATGTGACCGTCATTACCTGCTTTCCGAATTTTCCGCAAGGAAAGGTGTATGAAGGGTACAAAAATCAGCGCATCAGGAAAGAACGTATTGAAGGGATTGACGTCATCAGGGTCTGGTCGTACATCACGCCTAACGAGGGTTTTGTACGCCGCACCGTTGACTACATGAGTTTCGCCATGAGTGCATTCTTTGCCGGCCTGACTCAAAAGCCGGATGTCATAATTGCCACATCACCCCAGTTTTTTACCACATGGACTGGGTTTGCCCTCTCCCTGATCAAACGGAAACCCTGGGTTTTCGAGCTTCGTGACCTTTGGCCGGAATCGATAAAAAGTGTCGGTGCCATTCACGACGGTTTCCTCTACCGTTTTCTGGAAAAAATCGAACTCTTCCTCTACAGAAAAGCTCATCACATCATACCCAATACCTATGCATTTGGTGATAATCTTGTCGGGCGAGGCATTCCGGAGGAGAAAATTTCAGTGATTCCAAATGGAGCAAACCTGGAACTGTTCGACCCCGGAACGGACTCCGGCGACCTCAGGGATTCAATGGGCCTGGGTGGAAAGTTCGTGATTGGCTATATCGGAACACATGGCATGGCACACGCCCTTGATTTTGTGATCCGTTCTATTGTGCAGCTGCAGGACACCAGCATCCATTTCATCTTCATCGGGGATGGTGCCATGAAAAAGCACACCATGCAGCTTGCCGAAGATTTCGGACTGGATAACGTCACTTTTCTGGATCCGGTGCCAAAAAATGACATGCCGCGCTATCTGGCCCTCGTTGATGCCTCACTGGCGCCCCTCATAAAAACGGAAACATTCAAAACGGTGATTCCCTCAAAAATCTTCGAGGCTGGAGCCATGGGCAAACCGATGTTGCTCGGAGTGGACGGACAGGCTCGCTCGATTGTGGAAGAGCACGGGTCCGGTCTCTATTTCGAGCCGGAGAACACCGAGGATTTCATCGCCAGGGTGAAACAACTGGCCGGTGACCCAGAGCTGCAGCATCGCCTGGGCGAAGGCGGCAAAAAACTGGCCCGGGCCTTCGATCGCAAAAAGCTGGCATCCGAAATGCTGGATGTGCTGGACAAAGTAGCCCAACCAACACGAACTTCTTGAGTTTCACTGAAAATCGGGAGGTGATTCGCTCCCGCTGATAGTGGTATTCATTAGGCTGACTTCGCTACCCTCAGCGTAATTGATGTCCGCCTCCATCCCCAGTATCACCCGGCTGTTCCGGAAGGTAACCGGCCCCTCAAAGGTAACCACCACGCCATCCGCGATGTACACTACCGCATCTTCAAAGCTCCTCGGCATATGCAGTGTATCGTTTTCAATGAAAGCATAGGCATTGACCCTCCGCTCCCCGCACCGGTAGCCCGGATTGATGAACTCCTCGTAGGCCCGGCAGTATACCTCCCTGGCAGGGAGGCTACCGGCAGACAATTCCGCTTCGGCATCCGGATTCAGGTCGGCGGAGGGACCAAACGGAGGCCACGAATATTCCACAACACCATCATCCGGATCATCCTGAGGATGCTGATTTTCAGTGGTGCCGGAATGCTCCCCGTTGTGTGAAAGATCCGAAGTGTTCGAATCGATTGCCGCAAAGGCTGTGTCTGACGTGGCCGCAGCAACGGGCCGGGTGAAATACTCCGGTTTGCCGGAGCGATAAAGCGACAACATTTGGAGATGCAACCGGGGTAAATCCGGTGACTCAAGTGCATTGTGGGAGATCGGATTGTCTTCCTCATCAAACCCGTACACCTCCATGGCCAGCATCTCCGGATCGGTGTTGCGTAATCTCGCTTCGTTTCCAATCAAATTGATCTCTCTGCCTTCTTGAACTTCCAGAAAACTGTAGCGCGAATGGTTGCGAAGCACAGTGTTCCGGTAGCTGAACGAGTCCAATCCCCCCCTTATGTGGAAAGCATCGATCCTGATACGGTCGACCCGGTTTCCCTCAAACAGATTGCCGCTGTCGGAGAGATTCCTGAAGCGCAGGTCGGAACGATTGATATTTCCGGTCAGCGCAAAAGCCTCCCTTGAGTAGTTGTAAGCGAAAACGTTTTTATGCGAGCCTGTCCCCAGGTTCATGGAAGTGCGCTGATGGCGAAAGATGTTGTTCTCAATCAGATTCAGCGTACAGTAGTGCCGCATGTCCACTCCATAGCCGTACGCACCTCCGTATCCCGCTGTGTAGTAGGCATCATTGAAAAAGCTCCCCTCGATAGTGCTGTGCATGGTGCGCATCATGTACACATGCCGGCTCAGGGGTTTGTAGCTGTATATATTGTGGATGTGGATGTTTTTAGTCATGAACAGGGTGATATGGCTCACATGCTGCGGACATTCGGCCGCATCCGGGTACACCCGCGTATCACACAAGGACGGCCGGTCCTCGAACCCCTCCAGATCGTTGATAATGCCCAAATTGGATATACCGGCATTGCGCAACGGTGCCGGCACCCGGTAGACCTGAATATCGTTGCCATTGTCCTGCGCCCGGTGATGGTCCCATGTCAGGCGAAAGTCGTTTTCCAGGACGATGGTGCTGTCACCTGCTTCACGGACGATGTTCATCTGCCCCAGGTGGTCGAAGATGGAGCCGTCGGGTCCGGATACGCTTGTGGCACGCAGCACAAGCAGATCACCTTTCGAAACCGCCGCCGCCTGTGATAAGGTGATTTCATTGCTCCCGGGATCAAAACGCTCAATGACCCCCAGGCTCCTCTCCCTTTGCGGACCGTAGAGGACAAAACCGGCTGAAAAATTGTAGTGAAGTTCATCCACCCGGTATTCCACCGTGTCGGTTTTGATATTCATGAACCTTACTACGGTTGCCGGCCCCTCACTCAACCGGTAATGCGTACCGCCGGGCCCGTCACCCGTCACATACACATGGTCATGGCGGCCGCCCACCAGCTGAAGGTTGCCGTAAACGGCGCATTCCCCAATCAGATGGACCCTGTTTGTGCCGGAAGCTTCACCAGCGTCATCAATGGCCTGCTGGATGACCTCCCGATGATCCCGATCGAATCCGGGTCCGCAGTCAATCGTAAATGTCGAGTCAAACCGGTCAGGGGTCAATGATTTTGCCCCGACGTTATCCCATTTGCCAATTACATTATCCGGGATCACAATTTGTCGGGCATGGCTGTCCAGGTGAACAGTCAACAGTATCGGAAGAAATGCGAGGACGGTCTTCATATGTTTTATCCATTAAGATTCATATGGCCGGAGTTAACTCACATGACAGGATTTGGTCGTGTCCCGGAGTGTCAGCCGGAGGCTCTCATCTTTTTACAACAATGATAAGGTATCGGCAGCGGTGATATCCTGCAGCGACAACATCACATTTGGCAGCTATCCGGCAACAACACATAGCAAGGCATCACCCCCGTTTCCCGCCCGAAAGCAGATAGAGCGCCGCCATGCGAACCGCCAGGCCGTTGGTCACCTGATTCAGGATAATGGACCGAGGGTGGTCGGCCACCTCGCTTTCCAGTTCTACCCCGCGGTTAATCGGACCCGGATGCATTATTGTGAACTGCGGGAACTCTTTGAGATGGCGTTTTTTGATGCCGAACTGTTCATGATACTCACGCTGGGAGGGGAACAGGCCCCCCTCCTGGCGTTCCAGCTGGATGCGCAGCGCCATCGCCACATCACACCATTCAAGGCAGGCTTCCAGGTCGTGTGATACGGTGACCCCCAGCTCCTCAACAAACAGCGGCATCATGGTTCGTGGTCCGCAGAGAGTCACTTCCGCTCCCAGGCGGGTCAGGCCGATGATATTCGATCGCACCACCCGGCTGTGGGTAATGTCTCCGATAATGACAATCTTCAGCCCCTTCAGCTTGCCGGTCCTCTGCCGGATCGAAAACATATCGAGCAGCGCCTGGGTAGGATGTTCATGCGCACCGTCACCGGCATTCAAAATCGCCGCGTCCACACACCGGGCGATGAAATGGGCCGCACCCGGACTCGGGTGCCGTACCACGACCATATCGATTTTCATCGACTCGATGTTTCGGATGGTATCCTTCAGCGTCTCTCCTTTCTGGACACTCGAGGAGCTGCTGGAAAAATTGACCACATCGGCACCCATCCGTTTCTGGGCCATCTCGAAGGAGATGCGGGTCCGGGTACTGTTTTCGTAAAACAGATTGACGATGGTTTTGTCTCGAAGGGTCGGTACTTTCGGGATGGGGCGGTTGAGGATTTCCAGAAACGATTCGGCCTGGTCAAGAACATGAAGAATATCTTCCGCGGAATAGTCTTTCAGGCCAAGCAAATGGCGATGCGGAAAATGATATGATCCTTCTTCAGGGATGGTCACGTTCGCAGCTCCTTCTCTTTTTTTACGACAAGAACAGCGTTTCTGCCGTCCTGTTCCATGGTTTCTACCCGTATTTCCTCATTCAGGTGTGTCGGCACGTACAATCCGACGTAATCGGCGGCAACCGGCAGCTCACGATGCCCGCGGTCTACCATGCAGCAGAAGCGGACACTGGCCGGGCGGCCGAAGCTCATCAGCGCGTCCATGGCCGAGCGAACGGTCCGTCCGGTATAAAGCACATCATCCACAAGTACCAGATCCTTACCGAACAGATCGAACGGAATATCAGTGATCTGAACGGTCGGCATCCGCATCCTGGTACGGAAATCATCGCGATAAAAGGTGGTGTCCAGCACCCCCATAGGGATGTCCACTGAAAAAAAAGAGGCGATGTAGCTGTTGATACGCCGGGCGATATCCACGCCGCGGGTCTGCATCCCGATGATAGCCAGCGTGTCCAGCTTGTCAAAGGGCTCGACAAACTGATGAGCCAACCGCATGTAGGTGCGGTCGAGATCTTCACCCGTAAGCAGGATCTGTGACTTCAAGTCGCTCATTGGCTGTTTTGCAAATTTTTGCCCGGGGTCTGCCGCCGACCTCCTGCACTGCCGCCGGATTACCGTTCGGGTTTGGCTTCGGGCAACGGTTGCTGCACTGCCGGGTAAATTACCACTCACCGGGCACATTGACAAACGGTTCCCTGATCCCGGAATTAAATCAGGATTTCCGGAGCGAATGATAGATCCTTTTTCTTTGTTCGTGTTCGGGTGAAAAAAACAGCACTCCGCCGCAATGATATGGATGAAGGATGTCTCGGCGGATATACTCCCGCGTGATGGAATTTCTTCTCCTGAACCGGGGCCTAGACCCGTTGTGACATTTCGGATCCAGGATAACCCAAATCCGTAACCAAACCCACAGACCTTATTACAACATGAACAACCGAATGGTAAGCATCGATTTTTGGAACACACTCGTGGATGCCGGCAGCAACGGTGAGCAACGGCAGAAGATGCGTCTGGATGCGGTTCGTGACATATCAAACCGGCATGGGATGGTACCGTCCGATGCGGCCATACAGCAGGCGAACGAAGCCGTCACCCGCCGTTTCGATGCGGAATGGATCGACCGGCAGCGAACGCTTACCACGGCGGAGCTGGTCCGGCACATGCTGGAAGCTCTAAA
This genomic window contains:
- a CDS encoding glycosyltransferase family 4 protein, whose product is MRILFITDNFPPEVNAPATRTYEHCREWVRMGANVTVITCFPNFPQGKVYEGYKNQRIRKERIEGIDVIRVWSYITPNEGFVRRTVDYMSFAMSAFFAGLTQKPDVIIATSPQFFTTWTGFALSLIKRKPWVFELRDLWPESIKSVGAIHDGFLYRFLEKIELFLYRKAHHIIPNTYAFGDNLVGRGIPEEKISVIPNGANLELFDPGTDSGDLRDSMGLGGKFVIGYIGTHGMAHALDFVIRSIVQLQDTSIHFIFIGDGAMKKHTMQLAEDFGLDNVTFLDPVPKNDMPRYLALVDASLAPLIKTETFKTVIPSKIFEAGAMGKPMLLGVDGQARSIVEEHGSGLYFEPENTEDFIARVKQLAGDPELQHRLGEGGKKLARAFDRKKLASEMLDVLDKVAQPTRTS
- the pyrR gene encoding bifunctional pyr operon transcriptional regulator/uracil phosphoribosyltransferase PyrR, with protein sequence MSDLKSQILLTGEDLDRTYMRLAHQFVEPFDKLDTLAIIGMQTRGVDIARRINSYIASFFSVDIPMGVLDTTFYRDDFRTRMRMPTVQITDIPFDLFGKDLVLVDDVLYTGRTVRSAMDALMSFGRPASVRFCCMVDRGHRELPVAADYVGLYVPTHLNEEIRVETMEQDGRNAVLVVKKEKELRT
- a CDS encoding aspartate carbamoyltransferase catalytic subunit; protein product: MTIPEEGSYHFPHRHLLGLKDYSAEDILHVLDQAESFLEILNRPIPKVPTLRDKTIVNLFYENSTRTRISFEMAQKRMGADVVNFSSSSSSVQKGETLKDTIRNIESMKIDMVVVRHPSPGAAHFIARCVDAAILNAGDGAHEHPTQALLDMFSIRQRTGKLKGLKIVIIGDITHSRVVRSNIIGLTRLGAEVTLCGPRTMMPLFVEELGVTVSHDLEACLEWCDVAMALRIQLERQEGGLFPSQREYHEQFGIKKRHLKEFPQFTIMHPGPINRGVELESEVADHPRSIILNQVTNGLAVRMAALYLLSGGKRG